A stretch of the Sylvia atricapilla isolate bSylAtr1 chromosome 28, bSylAtr1.pri, whole genome shotgun sequence genome encodes the following:
- the PROM2 gene encoding prominin-2, translating to MRAAGLLLAWALLHAAASQQCHPSGPGGVLRFTDRHAEIQVPALHRVPSPLDPLYGLVRSCLDLIQQNPLPTELLRTALNDPGSVRTSQVVQYELGYVVCAAVALLFTVAVPVAGMCFCYCRSRRRCGGRLRAHRRSLGCRRRCLLACLSFTSLIILISVTFALVTSQRVKGQMEPGLGAVPSTLRTLRQHLANVPQGVQMVVDKFEVPRRQIISDLGGLSRSVGLSIHAQLKAMTYAALEDLQDRARDLQTSVHHLQIVHRTARALAAARAELEPALRERRSRVVQLLDDPRCTSCASALGRARSLELGADYGKVPSVEKVLKALHGLPRSDFAEMIRQGNGTFNSIPELAVERMAQVIQDLRGDLARTAEKVQSIADGFPLHDYTQPVSEALLKAEERSQPYLREAQRFERYRWIAGMVLCSIILLILLCNVTGMALGAYGLSKREDPSDYECRGEAGAKFLLVGVGLAFLFSWLLILLVFATFLVGGNIQTLVCRNWVNQEIYKFIDTPGNLPPSMNLTRQLNLRRDSNLSSTYRECKGGAGLWEVLQLDRSYDLDEHLKTPRYTADFQKRLGDFTVNLGDVRLLRSEGRQDLEAFARSGVDEVDYGRFQEEMKNPVVQTSLPGLARNLEGLQKMQRNGTVAGRLAAEARALWHMQNSTVQSQEALVAKLGESVQFLSRLAPHLKERVKRTLATTASVEARLPLQAQQILRQELGCFTRKELRYFAQYLSWVGQTLREDVASCQPLATALDNGRVILCDRIADPWNAFWFSLGCCTFFLIPSIIFAVRLTKHFRPIRNRLISTGSEETCPFHIPRVTALKL from the exons ATGCGGGCGGccgggctgctgctggcctgggctctgctgcacGCCGCTGccagccagcagtgccacccCTCCGGGCCCGGCGGTGTCCTCCGCTTCACCGACAGGCACGCCGAGATCCAGGTGCCGGCGCTGCACCGCGTGCCCAGCCCGCTGGATCCCCTCTACGGCCTCGTCCGCAGCTGCCTGGACCTCATCCAGCAGAACCCGCTGCCCACAG agctgctcaggacaGCCCTGAACGACCCCGGCTCTGTGCGGACGTCGCAG GTGGTGCAGTATGAGCTGGGCTATGTCGTCTGTGCCGCCGTGGCTCTGCTCTTCACCGTGGCTGTGCCGGTGGCCGGGATGTGCTTCTGTTACTGCCGGAGCCGGCGGCGGTGCGGGGGCCGCCTCCGCGCCCACCGGCGCTCGCTGggctgccgccgccgctgcctGCTGGCCTGCCTGTCCTTCACCTCCCTCATCATCCT CATCAGCGTCACCTTCGCCTTGGTCACCAGCCAGCGGGTGAAGGGGCAGATGGAACCGGGGCTGGGGGCCGTGCCCTCCACCCTGCGCACGCTGCGACAGCACCTTGCCAACGTCCCCCAG GGGGTGCAGATGGTGGTGGACAAGTTCGAGGTACCTCGAAGGCAGATCATCTCCGACCTGGGCG GGCTCAGCCGGAGCGTGGGGCTCTCCATCCACGCGCAGCTCAAGGCCATGACCTACGCGGCGCTGGAGGACCTGCAGGACAGGGCCCGAG acCTACAGACCTCGGTGCACCATTTACAGATTGTCCACAGGACGGCGCGGGCGCtggcggcggcgcgggccgAGCTGGAGCCGGCGCTGCGGGAACGAAGGAGCCGCGTGGTCCAGCTCCTGGACGACCCGCGCTGCACCTCCTGCGCCAGCgccctgggcagggcacggagcctggagctgggcgCCGACTACGGCAAG GTGCCGTCGGTGGAGAAGGTGTTGAAGGCGCTGCACGGCCTGCCCCGGAGTGACTTTGCGGAGATGATTCGCCAG GGCAATGGCACCTTCAACTCCATCCCGGAGCTGGCCGTGGAGAGGATGGCACAGGTCATCCAGG ATCTGCGGGGGGATTTGGCCCGCACGGCGGAGAAGGTGCAGTCCATCGCCGACGGCTTCCCCCTCCACGACTACACGCAGCCCGTGAGCGAGGCgctgctgaaggcagaggaGCGCAGCCAGCCCTACCTGCGCGAGGCGCAGCGCTTCGAGCGCTACAG GTGGATCGCGGGCATGGTGCTGTGCTCcatcatcctcctcatcctcctctgcaACGTGACGGGAATGGCCCTGGGGGCCTACGGGCTCTCCAAGAGGGAGGACCCCAGCGACTACGAGTGCCGAGGAGAAGCTGGAGCCAAGTTTCTGCTGGT CGGTGTGGGCTTGGCTTTCCTGTTCTCCtggctcctcatcctcctggTCTTCGCCACCTTCCTGGTCGGGGGCAACATCCAGACGCTGGTTTGCAGGAATTGGGTCAACCAGGAGATTTACAAG TTCATCGACACCCCTGGGAATCTTCCACCGTCCATGAACCTCACCCGCCAGCTCAACCTCAGGAGGGACTCCAACCTCAGCTCCACGTACAG GGAGTGCAAGGGCGGCGCGGGGCtctgggaggtgctgcagctcGACAGGTCCTACGACCTGGATGAACACCTGAAAACGCCCAGG TACACGGCGGATTTCCAAAAACGCCTGGGCGACTTCACGGTGAACCTGGGGGACGTGCGGCTGCTCCGCAGCGAGGGCAGGCAGGACCTGGAGGCCTTTGCCCGCAGTGGAGTGGACGAGGTGGACTACGGGCGCTTCCAGGAGGAG ATGAAGAACCCCGTGGTGCAGACCAGCCTGCCCGGCCTGGCGAGGAacctggaggggctgcagaAAATGCAG AGGAACGGCACGGTGGCCGGGCGGCTGGCGGCAGAGGCACGGGCGCTGTGGCACATGCAGAACTCCACGGTGCAGTCACAAGAGGCTTTGGTG GCAAAACTGGGGGAAAGTGTCCAGTTCCTCTCCCGCTTGGCGCCGCACCTCAAG GAGCGGGTGAAGAGGACGCTGGCCACCACGGCCTCGGTGGAAGCCCGGCTGCCCCTGCAAGCCCAGCAGATCCTCCGGCAG GAACTCGGCTGCTTCACCAGGAAGGAGCTGCGGTATTTCGCGCAGTACCTGAGCTGGGTCGGGCAGACG CTGAGAGAGGACGTGGCTTCGTGCCAGCCGCTCGCCACGGCCCTGGACAACGGGCGGGTCATCCTGTGCGACCGCATCGCTGACCCCTGG AACGCCTTCTGGttcagcctgggctgctgcaccttcttcctcatccccaGCATCATCTTCGCCGTCAGACTCACCAAACACTTCCGTCCCATCCGCAACCGGCTCAT CTCCACGGGCTCGGAGGAGACCTGTCCCTTCCACATCCCCCGTGTCACGGCGCTCAAGCTCTAG